One stretch of Thalassovita sp. DNA includes these proteins:
- a CDS encoding isochorismatase family protein, which translates to MTSFFKPLATALSLTLATTALPALAETPLFKSVNGVVTYPEGYQGTTPRAADEDPFLSPENAALILIDYQPPILAGVRNIDHEELINNTTGLIKTAVLYDIPIIFSHVAVGLNGYDPMIEELRALAPDAVFIDRTNVNAWEEPEFVAAVEAAGRQKLIMGGALDRCLPRLSGDRGRKGGL; encoded by the coding sequence ATGACCTCTTTCTTCAAACCCCTCGCCACCGCGCTGAGCCTGACCTTGGCCACCACCGCCCTGCCTGCACTGGCCGAAACGCCACTGTTTAAATCGGTTAACGGTGTGGTCACCTACCCTGAGGGTTATCAGGGCACCACGCCGCGCGCTGCGGATGAGGATCCCTTCCTGTCGCCGGAAAACGCGGCGCTGATCCTGATCGACTACCAGCCGCCCATTCTGGCAGGCGTGCGCAACATCGACCATGAAGAGCTGATCAACAACACCACCGGCCTGATCAAAACCGCCGTGCTCTACGATATCCCGATCATCTTCAGCCACGTTGCTGTCGGTCTGAACGGCTATGATCCGATGATCGAAGAGCTGCGCGCACTGGCCCCCGATGCGGTCTTCATCGACCGCACCAACGTCAACGCCTGGGAAGAGCCCGAGTTTGTGGCTGCGGTTGAGGCGGCAGGCCGTCAGAAGCTGATCATGGGGGGGGCTCTGGACCGATGTCTGCCTCGCCTATCCGGCGATCGAGGCCGAAAAGGCGGGCTATGA
- a CDS encoding VOC family protein has product MLDIANFDHIGIRISDRAASVAFYEKLGFEMIADGGFDHGHPLVMLHPSGININLLGPATAGGGRNVLMDEDEKLPGITHLAVKVKDADATEAFVTAEGIAITGRRAFRGTKTIFIRDPDRNVLELVGPGPSVANLIRDAVHG; this is encoded by the coding sequence ATGCTGGATATTGCCAACTTCGACCACATCGGCATTCGCATCAGTGACCGGGCCGCCTCGGTCGCCTTCTATGAAAAACTGGGGTTTGAGATGATCGCAGACGGCGGTTTTGACCACGGTCATCCGCTGGTGATGCTGCATCCTTCGGGCATCAACATTAACCTCTTGGGCCCGGCCACTGCCGGCGGCGGGCGCAACGTTCTGATGGATGAGGACGAAAAACTGCCCGGCATCACCCATCTGGCTGTGAAGGTGAAAGACGCTGACGCGACTGAGGCTTTCGTCACCGCCGAAGGCATCGCCATCACCGGCCGTCGCGCATTTCGCGGCACCAAGACCATCTTCATCCGGGACCCTGACCGCAATGTTCTGGAACTGGTCGGCCCCGGCCCCTCGGTGGCCAACCTGATCCGCGACGCGGTGCACGGCTGA
- a CDS encoding LysR family transcriptional regulator: MDHNRDIFDGMVLFCAVVDQTSFSAAAKLLGHTPSHVSKEIQRLETRLGTRLLNRTTRRISLTEAGQIYYDNARRLVEDAGAVQDRLHALGDRPFGELRMSVPVIFAQSCLHHWLPEFLERYPEVSLQIDISERRADLVGEAIDLAVRIGTLPESDLIARELFRTPGVMIASPAYLAHHGTPQVPEDLAGHSLIDFSFHQTTQHWDFYLPDGGTTRVPVSPRVRCNAAETEKMLALLGVGITRLPELACREELAQGRLVSLLQDYQRPPSGVHVLYPSKENMPSKTRAMIDFLVEKSRQR; the protein is encoded by the coding sequence ATGGATCATAATCGCGACATCTTCGACGGCATGGTGCTGTTCTGCGCCGTAGTCGATCAGACCTCCTTCTCGGCGGCGGCCAAGCTGCTGGGCCACACCCCCAGCCATGTCAGCAAAGAAATCCAGCGGCTGGAAACCCGGCTGGGCACGCGGCTGCTCAACCGCACCACCCGACGGATCAGCCTGACCGAGGCGGGGCAGATCTACTATGACAACGCCCGCCGTCTGGTCGAAGATGCTGGCGCGGTGCAGGACCGGCTGCACGCATTGGGGGACCGGCCCTTTGGGGAATTGCGGATGAGTGTGCCGGTGATCTTTGCCCAAAGCTGCCTGCATCACTGGCTGCCCGAGTTTCTGGAGCGCTACCCGGAGGTCAGCCTGCAAATCGACATTTCGGAGCGCCGCGCCGATCTGGTGGGGGAGGCGATCGATCTGGCGGTACGGATCGGCACCCTGCCGGAATCCGATCTAATCGCGCGCGAGCTGTTTCGCACCCCCGGCGTGATGATCGCCTCCCCTGCCTATCTGGCCCACCATGGCACGCCGCAGGTGCCGGAGGATTTGGCCGGCCACAGCCTGATCGATTTCTCCTTCCACCAGACCACACAGCATTGGGATTTCTACCTGCCAGACGGCGGCACCACCCGCGTGCCTGTCAGCCCAAGAGTGCGCTGTAACGCTGCGGAAACGGAAAAAATGCTGGCCCTGCTGGGCGTCGGCATCACCCGCCTGCCCGAACTGGCCTGCCGTGAGGAATTGGCGCAGGGCCGCTTGGTCAGCCTGCTTCAGGACTATCAGCGCCCGCCCTCCGGCGTGCATGTGCTCTACCCCTCCAAGGAAAACATGCCCTCCAAAACCCGCGCAATGATCGACTTTCTGGTGGAAAAAAGCCGCCAGCGTTAA
- a CDS encoding aminotransferase class III-fold pyridoxal phosphate-dependent enzyme produces the protein MTHWQAALKAAWGIEAELTGLDGEYDLNILAEAGARGDFVLKVMRPGCAADLIEMQVAAMAHIAEKSDALPYPKVIATKDGATIATLQDEQGQDRLCWLLEKLPGQCYAKHSPKTPELIEELGQILGATDLAMADFQHPALTRDFKWDLMQGQWIGGHTQVTSDLTRQGILHGILSDVALIWPRLMTLPKQAIHNDVNDYNVLVTGGAYEPQQVSGVIDFGDMCAAPRICNLAIAAAYIVLDHPAPEVALAHLVAGYHIQNPLTAAEVDMIEPLLRLRLAVSVVNSTIEAADNPDDPYVTISQAPAWRYLERDNEHPGLLKARLRAACGLPVTNAAERIHAFLAAEQGNFAPVMGRDLADVPMGSLSVENCAEPQNPFDMPIEEAAQLGAEYGDQDGWWIGYYNEPRLIYAEPAFRKGPWKASNRRTVHLAVDVFAPADTAVATPMAAKVHVVENRTGHLDYGGVVILSHETPKGDTFYTLYGHLAADVVDTLTIGQDLAKGEVFARLGDPSQNGGWAPHIHFQLALTTDGMGHDWPGVGDPDEMYLWEGVCPNPAALLNLPADKVRYEPTNKAEVLAGRKAHFGGNLSLTYKDPVMLVRGWKHHLFDEWGRPYLDAYNNVPHVGHAHPRIQAVAADQLKRMNSNTRYLHPAQTAFAEKVLSKLPDPFEVCFFVNSGTEANELALRLARAHTGAKGMVTPDHGYHGNTTGVIDISAYKFNAKGGVGQSDWVELVEVADDYRGRFGRDDADRAQKYADLVDPAIAALQDKGHGVAGFIAETFPSVGGQIIPPKGYLPAVYEKIRAAGGVCIADEVQTGLGRLGEYYFGFEHQGALPDIVVMGKPIGNGHPLGVLVTTKAIAESFAKGPEFFSTFGGSNLSCRIGKEVLDIVDDEGLQANAKAMGDKLMVGLKALEAKYEVVGDVRGMGLFVGVELITDADSRREGTEIASYVKNRMRAHRILLGSEGPKDNILKIRPPLSVDAEGIEMILDALDQILSEV, from the coding sequence ATGACACATTGGCAAGCGGCCCTGAAAGCGGCCTGGGGTATTGAGGCTGAGCTGACCGGGCTCGACGGTGAATATGACCTGAACATTCTGGCTGAGGCCGGCGCGCGGGGCGATTTTGTGCTGAAGGTCATGCGCCCCGGCTGTGCCGCCGATCTGATTGAGATGCAGGTCGCCGCCATGGCCCATATTGCCGAAAAATCCGACGCCCTGCCCTACCCCAAGGTGATCGCCACCAAAGACGGCGCCACCATTGCCACGCTGCAGGATGAACAGGGCCAGGATCGCCTGTGCTGGCTGCTGGAGAAGCTGCCGGGCCAGTGCTACGCCAAACACAGCCCCAAGACGCCCGAACTGATCGAGGAGTTGGGCCAGATCCTGGGCGCCACCGATCTGGCGATGGCGGATTTCCAGCACCCGGCGCTGACGCGCGATTTCAAATGGGACCTGATGCAGGGCCAATGGATCGGCGGGCACACGCAGGTCACCAGCGATCTGACACGTCAGGGCATTTTGCATGGCATCCTGTCTGATGTGGCGCTGATCTGGCCACGCCTGATGACCCTGCCGAAACAGGCGATCCACAACGACGTCAATGATTACAATGTGTTGGTCACCGGCGGCGCCTATGAACCGCAGCAGGTGTCAGGCGTGATCGATTTTGGCGATATGTGCGCCGCACCGCGGATCTGCAACCTTGCCATTGCTGCAGCCTATATCGTGCTGGACCACCCCGCGCCTGAGGTGGCGCTGGCCCATCTGGTGGCGGGCTATCACATCCAAAACCCGCTGACCGCGGCCGAGGTCGACATGATCGAGCCACTGCTGCGGTTGCGGCTGGCGGTTTCGGTTGTGAACTCCACCATTGAGGCGGCAGACAACCCCGATGATCCCTATGTGACCATCTCACAGGCCCCGGCCTGGCGCTATCTGGAGCGTGACAATGAACACCCCGGCCTGCTGAAGGCCCGCCTTCGCGCTGCTTGTGGCCTGCCGGTGACCAATGCGGCCGAGCGCATCCATGCCTTCCTGGCCGCCGAACAGGGCAATTTTGCCCCCGTAATGGGCCGCGATCTGGCGGATGTGCCGATGGGGTCCCTCTCGGTTGAAAACTGCGCGGAGCCGCAGAACCCCTTTGACATGCCGATTGAGGAAGCCGCCCAGCTGGGCGCGGAGTATGGCGACCAGGACGGCTGGTGGATCGGCTACTACAACGAACCACGCTTGATCTACGCCGAACCCGCCTTCCGCAAAGGGCCGTGGAAGGCCTCAAACCGGCGCACGGTGCATTTGGCGGTGGATGTCTTTGCGCCCGCAGACACGGCCGTGGCCACACCGATGGCGGCCAAGGTGCATGTGGTGGAAAACCGCACCGGCCATTTGGATTATGGCGGGGTGGTGATCCTCAGCCATGAGACGCCTAAGGGCGATACGTTCTATACGCTCTACGGCCATCTGGCCGCGGATGTGGTCGACACGCTGACCATCGGGCAAGACCTGGCCAAGGGGGAGGTGTTTGCCCGCCTTGGTGACCCCAGCCAGAACGGCGGTTGGGCGCCGCATATCCATTTCCAGCTGGCACTGACCACCGATGGCATGGGCCATGACTGGCCCGGTGTGGGCGATCCTGATGAGATGTACCTGTGGGAAGGGGTCTGCCCCAACCCCGCCGCGCTGCTCAATCTGCCCGCCGACAAGGTGCGCTATGAGCCGACCAACAAGGCCGAGGTTCTGGCCGGTCGCAAAGCGCATTTTGGCGGTAACCTCAGCCTGACCTACAAGGATCCGGTCATGCTGGTGCGCGGCTGGAAACACCACCTGTTTGACGAATGGGGTCGCCCCTATCTGGACGCCTATAACAACGTGCCACATGTGGGCCACGCCCATCCGCGCATTCAGGCCGTAGCAGCGGATCAGCTGAAGCGGATGAACTCCAACACCCGCTATCTGCACCCCGCCCAGACCGCTTTTGCTGAAAAAGTGCTGTCGAAACTGCCAGACCCGTTTGAGGTCTGTTTCTTTGTGAACTCCGGCACGGAGGCGAATGAACTGGCCCTGCGTCTGGCCCGCGCCCACACCGGGGCGAAGGGCATGGTGACGCCCGATCACGGCTATCATGGCAACACCACCGGGGTGATCGATATCTCGGCCTATAAATTCAACGCCAAGGGCGGCGTCGGGCAGTCTGACTGGGTGGAACTGGTTGAGGTGGCCGATGACTATCGCGGCCGTTTTGGCCGGGATGATGCAGACCGCGCCCAGAAATACGCCGACTTGGTCGATCCCGCGATTGCAGCGCTGCAAGACAAGGGCCATGGCGTTGCGGGCTTCATCGCCGAAACCTTCCCATCGGTCGGTGGGCAGATCATTCCGCCCAAGGGCTATCTGCCTGCGGTTTATGAGAAAATCCGCGCGGCTGGCGGTGTCTGTATCGCAGATGAGGTGCAGACCGGGCTGGGCCGTTTGGGCGAATACTACTTCGGTTTTGAGCACCAGGGCGCCCTGCCTGACATCGTGGTCATGGGCAAACCAATCGGCAACGGCCACCCGCTGGGCGTGTTGGTCACCACCAAAGCCATCGCCGAAAGCTTCGCTAAGGGGCCTGAGTTCTTCTCAACCTTCGGCGGATCCAACCTGTCCTGCCGCATCGGCAAGGAGGTTTTGGACATCGTTGATGACGAAGGCCTGCAAGCCAACGCCAAGGCGATGGGTGACAAGCTGATGGTGGGGCTGAAGGCGTTGGAGGCCAAGTATGAGGTCGTGGGCGACGTGCGCGGCATGGGCCTGTTTGTCGGGGTGGAACTGATCACCGACGCAGACAGCCGCCGTGAAGGGACCGAGATTGCCTCCTACGTCAAAAACCGCATGCGGGCGCATCGGATCCTGTTGGGCAGCGAAGGGCCGAAGGACAACATCCTGAAAATCCGCCCGCCGCTTTCTGTGGACGCAGAAGGGATCGAGATGATCCTAGACGCCTTGGACCAGATCCTGAGCGAAGTCTGA
- a CDS encoding Gfo/Idh/MocA family oxidoreductase: MKKQVNYGIIGCGMMGQEHLRNIALLEGAEVAVIFEPDAEMAAKSQAIAPKARMAADVADLLSEPDLDCVLIASPNYRHVEQLEQMAAERPVPVLVEKPLFTDPADVARLDQFIATYPAPVWVAMEYRYMPPIAALLEAAKGATGGIKMLTIREHRFPFLEKVGDWNRFNRYTGGTFVEKCCHFFDLMRLVLGAEPVRVMASGGQDANHLIEEYEGERPDILDNGYVIVDFAGGARAMLELCMFAEGSRYQEEVSAVGPEGKVEALVPGPGRFWPDHLGAPPVPQLIESPRDPKGPVVREIPVDPELLEAGDHNGSTFYQHQKFLELVRGERDGPEVSFNDGKMAVLMGMAAQISMKEGRVVEMAELL, encoded by the coding sequence ATGAAGAAACAGGTTAACTATGGCATCATCGGCTGCGGCATGATGGGGCAGGAACATCTGCGCAATATCGCGCTTTTGGAGGGGGCAGAGGTCGCTGTGATCTTTGAACCCGATGCCGAGATGGCCGCGAAATCGCAGGCCATCGCACCAAAGGCGCGGATGGCGGCGGATGTGGCCGACCTGCTGTCAGAGCCGGATCTGGACTGCGTGCTGATCGCCAGCCCGAACTACCGCCATGTTGAACAGCTGGAACAGATGGCGGCGGAGCGTCCGGTGCCTGTGCTGGTGGAAAAACCGCTGTTCACCGATCCCGCTGATGTGGCCCGGTTGGACCAGTTTATTGCGACCTATCCCGCGCCGGTCTGGGTGGCGATGGAATACCGCTATATGCCGCCCATCGCGGCCTTGCTGGAGGCGGCAAAAGGCGCAACCGGGGGCATCAAAATGCTGACCATCCGTGAACACCGATTCCCGTTTCTGGAAAAAGTCGGCGATTGGAATCGATTCAACCGCTACACCGGCGGCACCTTCGTGGAAAAATGCTGCCACTTCTTTGACTTGATGCGTCTGGTTCTGGGGGCGGAGCCGGTCCGCGTGATGGCGTCAGGCGGTCAGGACGCCAACCACTTAATTGAAGAGTATGAAGGTGAGCGCCCGGATATCCTCGACAATGGCTATGTCATCGTGGACTTCGCCGGTGGCGCCCGCGCCATGCTGGAACTGTGCATGTTCGCCGAAGGCTCGCGCTATCAGGAAGAGGTCAGCGCGGTTGGCCCTGAAGGCAAGGTTGAGGCGCTGGTGCCCGGACCCGGACGGTTCTGGCCGGACCACCTGGGCGCACCGCCTGTGCCGCAACTGATTGAGAGCCCACGTGATCCCAAAGGCCCCGTTGTGCGGGAGATCCCGGTGGACCCGGAACTGTTGGAAGCGGGGGATCACAACGGCTCGACCTTCTATCAGCACCAGAAGTTTCTGGAACTGGTGCGCGGTGAACGTGACGGGCCCGAGGTCAGCTTCAACGACGGCAAAATGGCCGTTCTGATGGGGATGGCTGCCCAAATCTCGATGAAAGAGGGCCGCGTGGTGGAGATGGCTGAGCTGCTGTGA
- a CDS encoding GntR family transcriptional regulator: protein MYEKGDRPSALPIYLQISEVLIREIAAGRLVDGSRLPPERELAKQHGTTVRTLRKALAELEKQGLLERIQGSGNYVRAGGDVDSVYSMFRLELVSGGGLPTADILSIEECDKSENFRAFGTSKRGTRIRRLRFLDKRPIAVEEIWLDRDAGAVEPAHVSDSLYRYYKMKLGFWVTRAEDYVSIGTTPDWAPAGFGKPAGASVGYIERLSWAQAPAPVEFSRTWFDTDVAHYVQRLK from the coding sequence ATGTATGAGAAAGGCGATCGGCCCTCTGCGCTGCCGATCTATCTGCAAATCTCTGAAGTGCTGATCCGCGAGATCGCTGCGGGCCGCCTGGTGGATGGCTCACGCCTGCCGCCGGAACGTGAATTGGCCAAGCAACATGGGACCACCGTACGGACCCTACGGAAAGCGCTTGCAGAGCTAGAGAAACAAGGCCTGTTGGAACGGATCCAGGGCTCGGGCAATTATGTCCGGGCGGGCGGTGATGTCGACAGCGTCTATTCTATGTTCCGGCTGGAACTTGTCAGCGGCGGTGGCCTGCCCACGGCGGACATTCTGTCGATCGAGGAATGCGACAAAAGCGAAAATTTCCGCGCATTCGGGACATCAAAACGCGGCACGCGGATCAGGCGCCTGCGATTCTTGGACAAGCGCCCCATCGCGGTGGAGGAGATCTGGCTGGACCGGGATGCCGGGGCGGTGGAGCCCGCCCATGTCTCAGATTCGCTTTATCGCTACTACAAGATGAAGCTGGGGTTCTGGGTCACCCGGGCCGAGGATTACGTCAGCATTGGCACCACGCCGGATTGGGCGCCCGCAGGGTTTGGCAAACCGGCCGGGGCGTCGGTGGGCTACATCGAACGGCTGAGCTGGGCGCAGGCGCCCGCGCCGGTCGAATTTTCGCGAACATGGTTTGACACGGATGTTGCGCATTACGTGCAGCGTCTGAAGTGA
- a CDS encoding LLM class flavin-dependent oxidoreductase, whose product MTVVPITSAGLDAAEVSWFAALCSDDYQFLGVPEGDLRSSWSHCSDIVKTAEAQGFRNILCPSSYQVGQDTLSFVAGCAPITEKINMLAAVRCGEMQPIMLARTIATLDHMLEGRLTVNIISSDFPGEKADSPYRYQRSREVVEILKQAWTRDEINHAGQVYNFSGLTTDPVRPYQTGGPLLYFGGYSPDALELCGEHCDVYLMWPEKMEELEGRMKAVHAVAEKHGRTLDYGLRVHVIVRDTEAEAREYADHIVSKLDDDQGKAIRERALDAKSLGVSHQAKNRDIADDDGYIEPNLWTGVGRARSGCGAALVGSTDQVMSKLEAYQKMGIRAFILSGYPHEEEAKHFGQRVLPNLKTCSLPHEYGRVPAATPLTPLGAGVRR is encoded by the coding sequence ATGACAGTTGTCCCAATCACCTCAGCTGGCCTGGATGCGGCCGAGGTTTCTTGGTTCGCCGCACTCTGTTCCGACGACTATCAGTTTCTGGGCGTGCCTGAGGGGGACCTGCGGTCATCCTGGTCGCATTGCTCAGACATCGTAAAAACCGCCGAGGCGCAGGGCTTCCGCAATATCCTGTGCCCCTCGTCCTATCAGGTGGGTCAGGACACGCTGAGCTTTGTCGCGGGCTGTGCGCCAATCACCGAAAAGATCAACATGCTGGCCGCGGTACGCTGCGGTGAGATGCAGCCGATCATGCTGGCCCGCACCATCGCGACGCTGGATCACATGCTGGAAGGCCGCCTGACGGTCAACATCATCTCCTCGGACTTCCCCGGTGAAAAAGCTGACAGCCCCTACCGTTACCAGCGCTCGCGTGAAGTGGTGGAGATCCTGAAACAGGCCTGGACCCGGGATGAGATCAACCACGCCGGTCAGGTCTATAACTTCTCCGGCCTGACCACGGATCCGGTGCGCCCCTATCAGACTGGCGGTCCGCTCTTGTACTTCGGGGGCTATTCGCCCGACGCGCTGGAGCTGTGTGGTGAACATTGCGACGTCTACCTGATGTGGCCGGAAAAGATGGAAGAGCTGGAAGGCCGGATGAAGGCCGTCCACGCCGTTGCCGAGAAACACGGCCGCACGCTGGACTATGGTCTGCGCGTCCATGTGATCGTACGCGACACTGAGGCAGAGGCGCGCGAATACGCCGATCACATCGTGTCCAAACTGGATGACGATCAGGGCAAGGCGATCCGGGAACGGGCGCTGGACGCCAAATCGCTGGGTGTCAGCCATCAGGCCAAGAACCGCGATATCGCTGATGATGACGGCTACATCGAGCCCAACCTCTGGACCGGCGTTGGCCGGGCCCGTTCGGGCTGCGGTGCGGCGCTTGTCGGCTCCACCGATCAGGTTATGTCAAAACTGGAGGCCTATCAGAAAATGGGCATCCGGGCCTTCATCCTGTCGGGGTATCCGCATGAAGAAGAAGCAAAACACTTTGGCCAGCGGGTTCTGCCGAACCTCAAAACCTGTTCGCTGCCGCATGAATATGGCCGGGTTCCGGCCGCTACCCCCCTCACCCCCCTTGGCGCAGGAGTTCGTCGCTAA
- a CDS encoding aldo/keto reductase — MDRISLTSDLSFSQLIYGMWRIGDVEDTSPATVEAKIQACLDQGITTFDQADIYGGYVAEAILGGALKANPALRNQMEIVTKCDIVAPIGRYADKKVKYYDTSRAHIEASVEMSLRDMAIDHIDLLLIHRPDPLMDHHETGAALDDLVTSGKVRSVGVSNFRPWDWELLQSAMKTKLVTNQIEISLAEISPFTNGDLAFHQKEATPLMAWSPLGGGSLMTGDSPLAQRLDAIAADQGVDRAAVAVAFLLRHPAKILPVMGTNNLDRIKTISDALKVQLDRETWFLLYEAALGTEVP, encoded by the coding sequence ATGGACCGCATTTCCCTCACCTCTGATCTGTCCTTCAGCCAGCTGATTTACGGCATGTGGCGCATCGGCGATGTCGAAGACACCTCGCCTGCCACGGTTGAGGCCAAAATCCAGGCCTGTCTGGATCAGGGCATCACCACCTTTGACCAGGCTGACATCTACGGCGGCTATGTCGCCGAGGCGATCCTGGGCGGCGCGCTGAAAGCAAACCCGGCCCTGCGCAACCAGATGGAGATCGTCACCAAATGTGACATCGTCGCGCCGATTGGCCGTTACGCCGATAAGAAGGTCAAATACTACGACACCTCGCGTGCGCATATCGAAGCCTCAGTTGAGATGTCGCTGCGGGATATGGCGATTGACCATATCGACCTGCTGCTGATCCACCGTCCGGACCCGCTGATGGACCACCATGAAACCGGTGCCGCGCTGGATGATCTGGTCACGTCGGGCAAGGTGCGTTCGGTCGGGGTGTCCAACTTCCGCCCCTGGGACTGGGAGCTGCTGCAATCGGCGATGAAAACCAAGCTGGTCACCAACCAGATTGAAATTTCGCTGGCCGAAATCAGCCCCTTCACCAACGGCGATCTGGCCTTCCATCAGAAAGAGGCAACGCCGCTGATGGCATGGTCGCCCTTGGGTGGTGGCAGCCTGATGACCGGGGACAGCCCATTGGCCCAGCGTCTGGACGCAATAGCCGCCGATCAGGGTGTCGACCGCGCTGCCGTGGCGGTGGCCTTCCTGCTGCGTCATCCGGCCAAGATCCTGCCGGTGATGGGCACCAACAATCTGGACCGGATCAAAACCATTTCCGACGCGCTGAAGGTGCAGTTGGATCGGGAAACCTGGTTCCTGCTTTATGAGGCCGCACTGGGAACGGAGGTGCCCTGA
- a CDS encoding flavin reductase family protein, translated as MHMDFAPSGQSFVPDPNNTRLLRDAFGRFATGVTIVTAPSEAGPVAITANSFSSVSLDPPLVLWSPDKNSRRFPFFEKAQHYAIHILAADQDELCWRVAKDIAGLKGESLKLNNEGVPVLDGCLARFECRQTAIYEGGDHAIVLGEVLRAEMRDDGDALTFFKGQMGKMATN; from the coding sequence ATGCATATGGATTTCGCCCCCTCAGGCCAGAGCTTTGTGCCTGACCCCAACAACACCCGCCTGCTGCGCGATGCCTTTGGCCGCTTTGCCACTGGCGTGACCATCGTCACCGCCCCGTCTGAGGCCGGACCGGTTGCCATCACCGCCAACAGCTTTTCCAGCGTGTCGCTGGATCCGCCGCTGGTGCTGTGGTCGCCCGATAAGAACTCGCGCCGCTTCCCCTTCTTTGAGAAGGCCCAGCACTACGCGATCCATATTCTGGCCGCGGATCAGGATGAACTGTGCTGGCGCGTGGCCAAGGATATTGCCGGGCTGAAAGGCGAAAGCCTGAAACTGAACAACGAAGGGGTGCCGGTGCTGGATGGATGTCTGGCCCGTTTCGAATGCCGCCAGACCGCCATTTACGAAGGCGGCGACCACGCCATCGTCCTGGGTGAGGTTCTGCGCGCTGAGATGCGCGATGACGGCGACGCCCTGACCTTCTTCAAGGGTCAGATGGGCAAAATGGCCACGAATTAA
- a CDS encoding TRAP transporter small permease codes for MGALITLARVFNGILTPLLALGRWIGVFAIATMVVVILVQVFCRYVLNNALPWPDEAARFCMLWMAGLMAPTAFRAGSFVAIDTIEALLPKTAIRLLSLVLLCVSLTVLVIAVQIGYKEVTGIGGRFATASLYLPTSLSFDSWYRIPRSWMMLSLLVGVAMLIAVNIELILRGFIRLLGRGDALPALPHAVSGGAE; via the coding sequence ATGGGCGCACTGATCACGCTTGCCCGCGTCTTTAACGGGATACTCACACCCCTGCTTGCGCTGGGGCGTTGGATTGGCGTGTTTGCGATTGCCACGATGGTGGTGGTCATTCTGGTGCAGGTGTTCTGCCGCTATGTGCTGAACAACGCCCTGCCCTGGCCGGATGAGGCCGCACGCTTCTGCATGTTGTGGATGGCTGGCCTGATGGCGCCCACCGCGTTTCGCGCTGGCAGTTTTGTGGCGATTGATACGATCGAGGCCCTGCTGCCCAAAACCGCCATTCGCCTGCTGTCGCTGGTCCTGTTGTGCGTGTCCCTCACCGTTTTGGTGATCGCGGTGCAGATCGGCTACAAAGAGGTCACCGGCATCGGCGGCCGTTTCGCCACCGCCTCGCTCTACCTGCCGACTTCACTCAGCTTTGACAGCTGGTACCGCATCCCCCGCAGCTGGATGATGCTGTCGCTCCTTGTTGGGGTGGCGATGCTGATTGCTGTGAACATCGAACTTATCCTGCGCGGATTTATCCGCCTTCTGGGCCGCGGCGATGCGCTGCCTGCCCTGCCCCATGCCGTCTCGGGAGGCGCCGAATAA